TGGATCTATATCAAACTGATGGTGGCGCCCGCCGCCGTCGTCATCGAAGAGCTGGGGGCGTTTGATGCCTTGCGCCGCTCGTGGTCGCTGACCCGCGCCAACTGGTGGCGCATCTTCGGTATCACCCTGGTGGTGGGCATCATGGTGGGAATCATCGGGCAGGTGGTCATGATCCCGGTGAGCCTGCTGCCCACGTTCCTTTCCGGTTTCCTGTCACCGCACGCGGGCAGTGAGCAGGACATCATGGTGGCGGTTGCAGTAGGGGTGGCCACTGCCATCGTGGGTGCCCTCGTAGGGGCCGTCGGTTACGCCTTCCAGACCTCCGTGATGGCCCTCATCTACATGGATCTCCGGATGCGCAAGGACGGCCTGGACATCGCACTGCTCCGCCAGCTGGAAACCGGGGCGGATCCGGAGGGCATCCCGGGCCGCGGCATGGCTGCATCGGGGCCCGGACGCGTCCCCGGAACCGGCCAGCCCGGGATTTGGCCGGATGTCCGCTGAACCGCCTGTGCTGCCCGGGGCGGAGGAAGCCCGCCGCTGGGCCGCAGAGGAACTGGCCAAATCCGAATACCGGGAAGCTGGGCCTGGCTGGCTCGACTCGCTCTGGCGAAGTCTCCTGGACTGGCTGCAGTCCTTGGACGGCCCGCCGGGAGCCGATGCACCGGTGCCAAGCCCGGTCATTGGGATGGTGATTGCCTTGGTCATCGCCGTGGCCGTGATCCTGGCCCGGCCCCGCCTTAACCCTGGAGCCCGGCAGGCCAAGGAAGTCTTCGAACCGGACAGTGAACTCACTGCCTCGGACTACCGGCAGCGCGCAGATGCTTCAGCCGTGGCCGGGAAGTGGGGGGACGCCGTCGTCGACCGCTTCCGCGCACTGGTCCGTTCCGCGGAAGCCCGCATCGTGCTGGAACCCCAGCCGGGCCGGACCGCCGACGAAGCCGCCCTGGCCCTGTCCCGGCCCTTTCCTGCGGAAGCAGCACGGCTGCACGATGCGGCCAGGACC
This genomic interval from Arthrobacter sp. SLBN-100 contains the following:
- a CDS encoding DUF4129 domain-containing protein, coding for MSAEPPVLPGAEEARRWAAEELAKSEYREAGPGWLDSLWRSLLDWLQSLDGPPGADAPVPSPVIGMVIALVIAVAVILARPRLNPGARQAKEVFEPDSELTASDYRQRADASAVAGKWGDAVVDRFRALVRSAEARIVLEPQPGRTADEAALALSRPFPAEAARLHDAARTFDAVRYGNWAAGSRDYEAMTRLDTVLEAGKPLRQDTVQDSAVLP